The following is a genomic window from Vicinamibacteria bacterium.
GTTGTCCGGGGACGTCGGCGTGAAACCGATGAGAGGATTGGATGGATCCGCCTCCCAGAGCAAAACGAGCCGGTCCGGATCGTGGTACGGAAGCGGGCGGAGAAGGATCGCATCCACCATGCTGAACACGGTGGAATTTCCAGCGATCGCGACTCCGAGCGAGACAACCGCGAGAAGGCTGACGATCGGAGCTTTCGCTAGCGTCCGAAACCCAACGCGCACGTCCTGGAAAAAATCACGCATCGAGGTCCCTCCAGAAGGCTACAAAGAAATACGAGTGGAAACCGCCAGCGGTTCATAGCATCTCACAACCCCGGGAAGACAACGCCAGTTTCTCATCGCCTCGCCATTGCCTTATATACGTTCTCGACGTATATTGTCGACGTGACGATCGATCGCGAGCTCAAACGCGGAAGCGCCGAGATGATGATTCTCTCACTGGTCGAAGACCGGGCGCGGCACGGCTACGAGATTTTGAAGCTCCTCGAGGAGCGTTCCGAGGGCGTCCTCAAGTTCCACATCGGATCGGTGTATCCGATTCTCTACCGGCTGGAAAAGCGGGGTTGGATCCGAGGTGAGACGGACGAAGGAGCGCGTCGGCGCCGCACGT
Proteins encoded in this region:
- a CDS encoding helix-turn-helix transcriptional regulator, whose translation is MTIDRELKRGSAEMMILSLVEDRARHGYEILKLLEERSEGVLKFHIGSVYPILYRLEKRGWIRGETDEGARRRRTYRITLEGRRVLKGQRGTWQELVAAIDRVARTRNA